Proteins from one Mixophyes fleayi isolate aMixFle1 chromosome 9, aMixFle1.hap1, whole genome shotgun sequence genomic window:
- the PLPP7 gene encoding inactive phospholipid phosphatase 7, protein MPAAQRRSRARDKNNVLGRPEFMSLNQPAVQPQEGRSSNRKQSGQYGNSGEGGRERRQSQQLPEEDCMQLNPSFKEIAWNSLVAIDISMSKSLGVCATSTSSWGSARSMVKLIGITSHGFPWIIGTLVCMWKSNTLAGQEVLFNLLLALLLDILTVAGLQKLTRRRGPYEVTPGILDYLLLDVYAFPAAHASRATMVSKFFLNHLVLAIPLRILLVLWAFLVGLSRIMIGRNHITDVMGGFVIGYLEFNFVEIVWLSSNTCQMLSSLW, encoded by the exons ATGCCAGCTGCCCAAAGACGGAGTAGAGCCCGAGACAAGAATAATGTCCTAGGCAGACCAGAGTTCATGTCTCTCAATCAGCCAGCAGTTCAGCCCCAGGAGGGCAGAAGCTCTAACAGAAAGCAGAGTGGACAATATGGTAACTCTGGTGAGGGTGGCAGGGAGAGAAGGCAGAGTCAACAGCTGCCTGAGGAAGACTGCATGCAGCTGAACCCATCTTTCAAAGAGATTGCCTGGAATTCACTGGTGGCCATTGATATATCCATGTCCAAAAGCCTTGGTGTTTGTGCCACCAGCACTTCTTCGTGGGGCAGTGCTCGATCCATGGTCAAGCTCATCGGGATAACGAGCCACGGTTTTCCCTGGATTATTGGCACGCTGGTGTGCATGTGGAAAAGCAACACATTGGCCGGGCAAGAAGTCCTCTTTAATCTACTGCTGG CTTTGCTGCTGGACATCCTGACAGTGGCTGGACTACAGAAGCTGACCAGACGGCGGGGTCCGTATGAGGTCACGCCTGGTATCTTGGACTACCTCCTCCTTGACGTCTATGCCTTCCCCGCGGCACATGCCAGTCGAGCCACCATGGTGTCCAAGTTCTTCCTCAACCACCTGGTGCTTGCGATCCCCTTACGTATTTTATTGGTCCTGTGGGCCTTCCTCGTTGGACTATCTCGTATTATGATTGGACGGAACCACATCACTGATGTCATGGGAGGATTTGTGATTGGCTACTTGGAGTTTAACTTTGTGGAGATAGTTTGGCTCTCATCTAACACTTGTCAGATGTTGTCTTCTCTGTGGTGA